The DNA region gtacaccatgtcataaaaaatgttcatactaaatgtcatgaaaaaagagGCACgttaaaagtcacattttaattCCGTTGTGGTCCTCGATTGtgatcaaaagaaaacatgatacaTCCGACCACGGCTGAGGTAGGTGtggaggtttaaaaaaaagtcatagtatagtttatgtaataaatattcatactataatatgccaaacatatgttgtaaaaaaatgtcagtttagtatgacataaataatataattaaaatcatTGTATAGAGATATATGACCATGTCTTGAaatggtcatagtatagtattccataaaaagttacaaaataaacaaaagtatagtatgtcataaacacattataaaaatgaGGTTTTATCCTGAAGAAATGggataaaaaatgtcaaaaaatgtcataacaaaAGAAATTAAttgtcatagtatcgtatggcacaaaaaatgtcatatcaGTGTAGcatgtcatagtatgtcatgtAAACGTCATAAAAAGGTTGTTGTGTAGTATGCCATTGAAATGTCCCTGTATAGTATGGcataaatatcatgaaaaatatAAGTTTAGTaggacatgaaattttcacaaTAATATCAAAGTCATACTATggcatgtcatgaaaaaaaatcatgttagggtatgcaataaaaaatgtgaagGGGAATTTATGTGccaaattcaaataaattcCCTCCAGGGGTTCTTGAGATTTGGCATTCAAAAGACGACATGTGTAGGCATATTTTTGATGACGTTTGCTGTAAAAATGTCTattgtatgttgtaaaaaaattaaaaaaaatcataggatagtatgtcatagaaatgctataacaaaagtcataaaaaatgtcatcgtatatatatatatatgtcataaaaagtcacatgataaacacacagctgtactACTGCTGcaaattgttattattgttgtaaaatgtcagattttgttgttgatttacTGGATAGAATAGGCATGGATAAGAGGAGcgaagagatggagaggatagtggaagaagataaaaaaaaaaagagagagatatttaAGAGctggaaaaaagtcaagaaactAAGCCCGGAACGTTAAAGAGACTACATGTTCTGTTTGCTGAAGATGCTGGAGCAATATCTTTACCTGTCCTGAATCAAAAATTAAATTGTAGCATTTTTGTTGCcctgtgttcatttatttattttttccaggtGTAAGTAGAAACTGTTTTATAAAAGCAATAAGCCACTTGAGGCTGTTGTTTACAGGGATTTTAGACCAGCTGAGGTGGTAATAAGGCACAAACATAGAACGCCCTTAGCTGCTCTAAAACAACTGTAAACCTCAGCTGCAAAAGTAGACAATACTACTTCAAGATTGTATAAATAATAGGACATTTGTGATATGATCCCAcactaaatgcaaaaaaagataaaataatatacatttataactACTCAAGTAAGGAACAAAAAAGGACAACTTTGTATAATTCAATAACCACCAAACAGGCTTCAGATAACCTGATAAAGTTAGTTTACAATGACTTAAAAAACTCTTGTCTATTTGTTCCTCATTGTACCAATTTTTTAACCCTGTATTCCAGATTGAAAATGATGGATGTGCAACATTGAGATCTTCAAAGTACATCACATGAGACACAGCACTGAGTCTTGCTTTTCCTACCTGTTAAAATGTTCTTGAAAGCCTCTTCTACATTTGTGGAGTCCAACGCTGACGTCTCAATAAAGGAGATATTGTTCTTTTCTAATGTTGGAAGAGAAGAAAGATACATTGATAAGTATTATACAGAATGTGAGAGTGGATTGGCTTTCTTTATAAAACAGAGCTTGTTGATTTACCTGCGAAGGCTCGAGCCTCGTCAGTGGGCACCGCCCTGAGGTGACGGAGGTCGCTCTTGTTTCCGACCTGCATGATGACGATGTTGTTGTCGGCGTGGTCCCTCAGCTCCTTCAGCCAGCGCTCAATGTTCTCGTATGTCAGGTGCTTGGCGATGTCGTAAACCAGGAGAGCTCCAACTGCACCCCGGTAATACCTGGTGACAGCAGAGCAAAGAAGAGAAGTTGATGAATCAAGACTTACCGCAATGTGATGGTTGTaaattcacaaaacaaaaaaattgttttacaaTGCCAAAAAATGTCAGGCAGAAACAATTAAGATGGCAAGATTTTTGGAGTTAAGGAATTGAATCTGCATGTCTACTGTGATAGTAAATGTGCAATCTAGTAGCATACAGTTATTAGTATAGAAATTGTAAAACAAGAGAAGTGCTTTGTGATAGGTAACTGAATTTAAGTGTATTTCTAGATGATCCAATACATGTTAAAAGGCATAGTTCTATGAGATACGTATCTATAGTCAGTGTAATACCTATAGTAGATGGTGGtattaaatattctaaatgtagcgtacacttttttttttggtgaatagaaacaaatattgaaaagaGGGTCCTGACTCTGAGCGTGACATCCTTGGGCAAGAAATTCAACATCTTAATTGGCTCGATAATCTTTTAAATAACCAGAAATCTAGTAAATACTGGAgatacatttataattataacaaCTCACGCTGAGGTGATGGCTCTGTAGCGTTCCTGTCCAGCCGTGTCCCAAATTTGAGCCTTTAT from Anoplopoma fimbria isolate UVic2021 breed Golden Eagle Sablefish chromosome 8, Afim_UVic_2022, whole genome shotgun sequence includes:
- the LOC129094952 gene encoding ras-related protein Rab-11B: MGNRDDEYDFLFKVVLIGDSGVGKSNLLSRFTRNEFNLESKSTIGVEFATRSIQVDGKTIKAQIWDTAGQERYRAITSAYYRGAVGALLVYDIAKHLTYENIERWLKELRDHADNNIVIMQVGNKSDLRHLRAVPTDEARAFAEKNNISFIETSALDSTNVEEAFKNILTEIYRIVSQKQIADRSAHDESPGNNVVDISVPPTTDGQKGNKLQCCQ